Proteins encoded by one window of Chryseobacterium sp. POL2:
- a CDS encoding DUF6427 family protein: protein MFRLLSKESNIFSIPVYIGFLLLIIIAFNAMDINRLDAISAVITFAGISLGYFLFNKLDLTYQTHLPLFLYTFYVFAFYPGDLSIGLAITLLINSFLLLILTSTSDKLRKGSYLLVGALLCINYLFLPIFWPLIFFVIIHIFVTSGKALANLFRLFFGALLILIIYFSVMYWMDYESWDNKYWPLSANFKMVNEFSNLYFITPIILMIIYAVLDHFRHFNEKSPTSKYKYTFLLLFSSAFLISIILYMGTYYEMLLVLGLPVSIILSRMLKFFPKYWMQELGLWTIIMSLFLFKIAPYIFQI from the coding sequence ATGTTTCGATTACTTTCTAAAGAAAGCAATATTTTTTCAATTCCCGTTTATATCGGTTTTCTACTGCTTATCATCATTGCATTCAACGCTATGGATATCAACAGGTTAGACGCTATATCCGCTGTTATTACATTTGCTGGGATTTCGTTGGGATATTTTTTATTTAACAAGCTGGACCTTACCTATCAGACACATTTACCTTTATTCCTTTACACTTTTTATGTGTTTGCCTTTTATCCAGGAGACCTCAGCATTGGTCTGGCTATCACACTTTTGATCAACTCTTTTTTACTTTTAATATTAACCTCAACCAGCGACAAGCTGAGAAAAGGCTCTTATCTTCTGGTTGGCGCCTTGCTGTGCATCAACTATTTGTTTCTACCCATTTTTTGGCCTTTAATCTTCTTTGTCATCATCCATATTTTTGTAACTTCTGGAAAGGCTTTGGCCAATTTGTTTCGCTTATTTTTTGGAGCTTTGTTGATTCTAATCATCTATTTCAGCGTGATGTACTGGATGGATTACGAAAGTTGGGATAATAAATATTGGCCTTTGAGCGCCAATTTCAAAATGGTGAACGAGTTTTCGAATCTCTATTTTATAACGCCTATTATTTTAATGATAATCTATGCGGTGTTGGACCACTTCAGACATTTCAATGAGAAAAGTCCTACCAGCAAATATAAATATACTTTTTTGCTGCTTTTTTCCTCCGCATTTTTAATATCCATAATTTTGTACATGGGAACTTATTACGAAATGCTATTGGTACTAGGTCTTCCTGTAAGTATTATTTTAAGCCGAATGCTAAAGTTTTTTCCTAAATATTGGATGCAAGAACTTGGACTTTGGACCATCATTATGTCGCTGTTTTTGTTTAAAATAGCACCTTATATATTTCAAATTTAG
- a CDS encoding DUF3109 family protein — protein MIQLDDKLISEDIFSEEFVCNLSKCKGACCVDGDTGAPLDEDELPILKEIFPKIKSYLRPEGVLAIEEQGTHVIDNEGDLVTPLVNNAECAYVIFDEKGWTKCGIEKAYEDGIIDWKKPISCHLYPIRVTNYKTFTALNYHEWPICNDACTLGKELKVKIYQFLKEPLTRKYGTEFYQNLTDAAEEWEREFNS, from the coding sequence ATGATTCAGTTAGATGATAAATTAATTTCCGAAGATATTTTTTCTGAGGAATTTGTATGCAACCTTTCCAAATGCAAAGGTGCATGTTGTGTAGATGGTGACACTGGCGCACCGCTTGATGAAGACGAACTTCCTATTTTAAAAGAGATTTTCCCGAAGATAAAATCTTATCTACGACCAGAAGGCGTTTTGGCAATAGAAGAACAAGGCACGCATGTTATCGATAACGAAGGCGATCTTGTAACGCCATTGGTTAACAATGCAGAATGTGCTTATGTTATTTTTGATGAAAAAGGCTGGACAAAATGCGGCATCGAAAAAGCTTATGAAGACGGGATTATCGATTGGAAAAAGCCGATCTCCTGTCACCTCTATCCCATACGTGTTACCAATTACAAAACCTTCACAGCACTTAACTACCACGAGTGGCCTATTTGTAACGACGCTTGTACACTAGGAAAAGAATTAAAGGTTAAAATTTATCAGTTCCTTAAAGAACCTTTGACAAGAAAATATGGCACCGAGTTTTATCAAAACCTAACGGACGCTGCCGAAGAGTGGGAAAGAGAATTTAATTCTTAA
- a CDS encoding universal stress protein: MKNIILPIDFSDSTDKLIDYAISFAKDVTAKIHLIHVSPTDIGFVISDMGYQYFPEVEENELKYELKELNRLEQYVIAQDIDATHILKQGNAAEVIMDYVKEKNGDYIVMGSHGRSGIYDVFVGSLTKDLTKNANIPVVVVPCRKEK, translated from the coding sequence ATGAAAAATATTATTCTTCCAATCGATTTTTCTGATAGCACCGACAAGCTTATAGATTATGCTATTTCTTTCGCTAAAGATGTGACTGCAAAAATCCATCTTATCCACGTAAGTCCAACTGATATTGGATTTGTAATAAGTGACATGGGCTATCAATACTTCCCCGAAGTTGAGGAAAACGAGTTGAAATACGAATTAAAAGAACTCAACCGACTAGAACAATATGTAATTGCACAAGATATTGATGCAACCCATATTCTAAAACAAGGTAATGCAGCGGAAGTTATTATGGATTATGTCAAAGAAAAAAATGGAGATTATATTGTCATGGGTTCTCATGGAAGAAGTGGGATTTATGATGTTTTTGTAGGTTCATTAACAAAAGATCTAACTAAAAACGCAAACATCCCTGTCGTTGTTGTCCCATGTCGAAAAGAAAAATAG
- a CDS encoding DUF6341 family protein yields MTSFWLFLGSVFTWTFGFFDFAGNIINWVLFIVASGFFIYWCYILVVTLGGDKDKEYHSETEGKFPYYDPKLYKNEG; encoded by the coding sequence ATGACATCTTTCTGGTTGTTCTTAGGTAGTGTTTTCACATGGACTTTCGGGTTCTTTGATTTTGCAGGAAATATCATAAACTGGGTGCTATTTATCGTAGCTTCTGGATTTTTCATTTATTGGTGCTACATTTTGGTAGTTACTTTAGGTGGTGATAAGGATAAAGAGTATCATTCTGAAACAGAAGGCAAATTCCCTTACTACGATCCCAAACTTTACAAAAACGAAGGTTAA